A section of the Prochlorococcus sp. MIT 1341 genome encodes:
- the rsmG gene encoding 16S rRNA (guanine(527)-N(7))-methyltransferase RsmG has protein sequence MSKQIWLENHGFGLWEALGWEPSSKQLEQMISIQKLLKAWNQRVNLTRLIHNEDYWVGQIFDSLWPLKKELTNPLRSLRCIDIGSGCGFPGLAIAIALPNSQFTLVDAASKKTRILKNMIEEIGISSRVKILNERAEITGQNKSYRSMFDIAMARAVAPAPIVAEYLIPLLNHTGEAILFRGKWTNDDKVNLTKAIKLLKADLIKIEIQHLPYKLGLRHQIRLKAIASCPMKYPRKVGIPSKHPLGN, from the coding sequence ATGTCGAAGCAAATTTGGTTAGAAAATCATGGCTTCGGTCTATGGGAAGCCCTTGGATGGGAACCCTCATCAAAACAATTAGAGCAAATGATAAGCATTCAAAAGCTTCTTAAAGCATGGAATCAACGTGTCAATCTAACTCGACTTATACACAATGAAGATTATTGGGTAGGTCAAATTTTTGACAGCCTTTGGCCTTTAAAGAAAGAACTAACCAATCCTCTCAGGTCACTTCGATGCATAGATATAGGCAGTGGATGTGGTTTCCCTGGGCTAGCAATAGCAATAGCTCTGCCAAATTCTCAATTCACTTTGGTTGATGCTGCTTCCAAGAAAACACGTATTCTAAAAAATATGATTGAAGAAATTGGGATAAGTTCACGAGTAAAAATTCTAAATGAAAGAGCAGAGATAACAGGACAAAACAAGAGCTATAGATCAATGTTTGATATCGCTATGGCGCGAGCAGTCGCCCCTGCACCAATAGTCGCTGAATATCTGATCCCACTCCTAAATCACACTGGAGAAGCAATACTTTTTAGAGGGAAATGGACCAATGATGATAAGGTCAATCTAACAAAAGCCATCAAGCTTCTAAAAGCAGATCTCATCAAAATAGAAATACAACATCTTCCCTATAAACTAGGTTTGCGTCATCAAATACGACTAAAGGCTATAGCAAGTTGCCCTATGAAATATCCTCGAAAAGTTGGAATCCCGTCGAAACATCCTCTTGGTAATTAA
- a CDS encoding alpha/beta hydrolase has protein sequence MKEVYAMHGWGSDSSSWENWERFFRDNEWQWQSAERGYGELPLSSPSWQSIGTSSGKIKRVVIAHSLGPHLVPKKIYAHATHLVLLASFSRFLPNGRNNRALLAALKGMQNQLGTDEEQKMLINFLTKASYPAPLNSLPSGPIHKPLTNKGRKKLQEDLTLLIGTSGLPEGISQAAKVLVVNAQEDTIVLPEVQQFLLDELTLKQQTKPTEWRLKGVGHSLLVYGLIERIEHWLESSK, from the coding sequence ATGAAAGAAGTTTACGCAATGCATGGCTGGGGAAGTGATAGCTCATCTTGGGAAAATTGGGAAAGATTTTTTCGAGATAATGAGTGGCAATGGCAAAGCGCAGAGAGAGGCTATGGAGAACTTCCCTTGTCTTCCCCAAGTTGGCAGAGCATCGGAACGAGCTCAGGAAAAATTAAAAGAGTAGTAATTGCTCATTCTCTTGGGCCTCATCTAGTGCCCAAAAAGATTTATGCACATGCCACCCATCTTGTGCTTCTGGCTAGCTTTAGCAGGTTCCTCCCAAACGGCAGAAACAATCGAGCTCTTTTGGCAGCTTTAAAAGGGATGCAGAACCAATTAGGGACAGATGAAGAACAAAAAATGCTAATCAACTTCCTAACAAAAGCTTCCTACCCAGCCCCTCTGAATTCTCTCCCTTCAGGACCTATCCACAAACCCCTGACTAACAAAGGTAGAAAAAAACTTCAAGAAGACCTTACCCTGCTAATTGGGACTAGTGGTCTTCCTGAAGGAATATCTCAGGCAGCAAAAGTGCTTGTAGTTAATGCACAAGAAGATACAATTGTCCTCCCTGAGGTTCAACAGTTCCTGCTAGACGAATTAACTCTAAAACAACAGACCAAGCCTACTGAATGGAGGCTTAAAGGTGTAGGTCATTCTTTATTAGTTTATGGTCTAATTGAAAGAATTGAGCACTGGTTGGAGTCATCCAAATGA
- a CDS encoding aldo/keto reductase gives MPVLSLGSMRFQQSWDDLPSRDIDSSSQNKLEEILRLAVRKGFHHVETARHYGTSELQLGWALRNVPDSKRLLQTKVPPRQDPHIFERELELSFKNLQCDYLHLLAIHGLNHSEHLEQTLRPGGCMEVVRQWQSEGRIGHVGFSTHGRTDFILKVIETDQFDYVNLHWYYINQDNSSAIQAAKDRDLGVFIISPTDKGGHLHTPSSCLEKLCSPLPPIVFNDLFCLANPLVHTISVGLACPGDIDNHLEAVKLLPQANQLVAPIHNRLTEAARLSLGDDWLGTWRVGLPSWEDTPGGINLTVLLWLHNLIESWEMENFAKARYSLLGNGGHWFPGENADLLDKEVSQRDLEKALEESPWGKEIPLILRKLKKRLGGGSKQRLGKY, from the coding sequence ATGCCTGTACTTTCTTTAGGGAGTATGAGGTTTCAGCAGAGTTGGGATGATTTACCGTCTAGGGATATTGATAGTTCTTCTCAGAATAAGTTGGAGGAGATTCTTCGTCTTGCTGTGCGCAAAGGGTTTCACCATGTTGAAACTGCAAGGCATTACGGCACTTCAGAGCTACAACTTGGCTGGGCTTTGCGTAATGTCCCAGACTCTAAGAGGCTTCTTCAGACGAAAGTTCCTCCTAGGCAAGACCCGCACATCTTTGAGAGGGAATTAGAGCTTAGCTTTAAGAATTTGCAATGCGATTACTTGCATCTTTTAGCTATACATGGGTTAAACCATTCAGAGCATCTCGAACAAACATTAAGGCCGGGTGGATGTATGGAAGTAGTGCGACAATGGCAATCAGAAGGACGGATTGGACATGTTGGTTTTTCAACTCATGGCCGTACAGATTTCATCCTGAAGGTTATTGAAACAGATCAATTTGATTACGTTAATCTTCATTGGTACTATATTAATCAAGACAATTCTTCGGCTATTCAAGCAGCAAAAGATAGAGATCTTGGTGTTTTTATTATTAGCCCTACCGATAAGGGTGGCCATTTGCACACTCCATCCTCTTGCCTTGAAAAACTTTGTAGTCCTCTTCCTCCAATCGTTTTTAATGATCTTTTTTGTTTAGCGAACCCTCTGGTTCATACTATTAGTGTTGGGTTAGCGTGTCCAGGTGATATAGATAATCATCTTGAGGCCGTAAAGCTTTTACCACAAGCAAATCAGTTGGTAGCGCCTATTCATAATCGTTTAACAGAAGCTGCCCGCCTTTCACTTGGAGATGACTGGTTGGGAACTTGGAGGGTTGGTTTACCTTCTTGGGAGGACACACCCGGAGGAATAAACCTTACAGTTTTGCTTTGGCTGCACAATCTTATTGAGTCTTGGGAAATGGAGAATTTTGCAAAAGCTCGTTATTCTCTTTTAGGAAATGGAGGTCATTGGTTCCCAGGGGAGAATGCAGATCTTTTGGATAAGGAAGTTAGCCAAAGAGACTTAGAAAAGGCCCTTGAAGAAAGTCCTTGGGGAAAGGAGATACCATTAATATTGCGAAAATTAAAGAAAAGGCTTGGCGGTGGATCAAAGCAAAGACTCGGGAAATATTAA
- the bioA gene encoding adenosylmethionine--8-amino-7-oxononanoate transaminase, giving the protein MSKKQNTEINFKNPSQALNQDWNQHIWPPFTQIALSSPPDRVVTGKGALLYREGGLPLIDAISSWWVTLHGHSNPYIAKAVSEQASKLEQVIFADFLHPQAEYLAERLYRLTKLERLFFSDNGSTAVEVAIKIACQFWQNNRENRTQIIAFEGAYHGDTFGAMSVGERNLFNAPFEKMLFPVKRVPWPEDWWGNEEIETHERLALTKLKKHLLTPTAAVILEPLIQGAGGMKIVRKKFLLDVQRVVQESGALLIADEVLTGFGRTGKLFASLNAGISPDLMAISKGLTGGFLPMGITLAKEKIFEKFLSEDPKHTFWHGHSFTANPLGCAAANASLDLLEKSPEMYENFENRHRPYVERISRKENIEKPRLIGNISAFNLCNRGEKGYLNKARLTIKKRAMEKGVFIRPLGNVIYLMPPLCISDSQLEKCYSVISDIIDDL; this is encoded by the coding sequence ATGTCAAAAAAACAAAACACCGAAATAAATTTCAAAAACCCATCTCAAGCTCTCAACCAAGACTGGAATCAGCATATTTGGCCACCATTTACACAAATAGCGCTCTCAAGCCCCCCTGATCGTGTAGTCACTGGGAAAGGCGCCCTTTTATACAGAGAGGGAGGCTTACCTCTAATAGATGCTATTAGCAGCTGGTGGGTTACACTTCATGGTCACTCCAATCCTTATATAGCAAAGGCAGTCTCCGAGCAGGCAAGTAAACTGGAACAGGTTATTTTTGCTGATTTCCTTCACCCTCAAGCCGAATATTTAGCCGAAAGGCTTTATCGTCTAACTAAACTTGAACGCTTATTCTTCTCAGATAATGGGTCAACAGCAGTTGAAGTAGCCATAAAGATTGCCTGTCAATTCTGGCAAAACAATAGGGAAAATCGTACTCAAATTATTGCCTTCGAAGGTGCCTACCATGGAGATACTTTTGGAGCAATGTCTGTCGGTGAACGAAATCTATTCAATGCACCTTTTGAAAAAATGCTGTTTCCTGTTAAAAGAGTTCCATGGCCAGAAGATTGGTGGGGGAATGAAGAAATAGAAACTCATGAAAGGCTGGCCTTAACTAAACTTAAAAAACACCTCTTAACCCCTACAGCAGCTGTAATACTTGAGCCATTAATTCAAGGTGCTGGCGGTATGAAAATAGTAAGAAAAAAATTCTTACTAGATGTCCAAAGGGTAGTTCAAGAATCTGGAGCTCTTCTTATTGCTGATGAAGTTCTCACTGGTTTTGGGAGAACTGGAAAACTTTTTGCATCTCTAAATGCCGGCATTTCTCCAGATCTAATGGCTATATCAAAAGGCCTCACAGGAGGCTTCTTACCGATGGGGATCACACTGGCGAAAGAGAAAATATTCGAAAAATTTCTTAGTGAAGACCCTAAACATACTTTCTGGCATGGGCATAGCTTTACAGCAAACCCTCTTGGTTGTGCTGCAGCTAATGCAAGCCTAGATCTACTAGAGAAGTCTCCAGAAATGTACGAGAACTTTGAGAATAGACACCGTCCCTATGTTGAAAGGATTTCAAGGAAAGAAAACATCGAGAAGCCAAGATTGATTGGAAATATTTCCGCATTTAATCTTTGCAATAGAGGAGAGAAAGGGTATCTAAATAAAGCTAGATTAACTATCAAGAAGCGTGCAATGGAAAAAGGTGTTTTCATTAGGCCCCTTGGAAATGTGATTTATTTAATGCCCCCTCTATGCATAAGCGACTCACAACTAGAAAAATGCTATTCAGTGATAAGTGATATAATTGACGATCTATAG
- a CDS encoding ferredoxin, whose product MPVDPSTAFRVLVGNSDAPNGSEPRLGGQLRERAIWVDESVCIGCRYCSHVATNTFVIEPLLGRSRVIRQNGDSTDLVQEAVDTCPVDCIHWVPFEDLDRLREELELMEIQPLGFPPKKSNRLKKRRNI is encoded by the coding sequence GTGCCAGTAGATCCTTCAACAGCTTTTAGAGTTTTAGTAGGTAATTCAGACGCTCCCAATGGCTCTGAACCTCGTTTAGGTGGTCAGCTTAGGGAGCGTGCCATATGGGTAGATGAATCCGTTTGTATTGGATGTCGATATTGTTCACATGTAGCAACTAATACTTTTGTTATTGAGCCATTATTAGGTCGATCAAGAGTTATACGCCAGAATGGTGATAGTACTGATTTGGTTCAAGAAGCTGTTGACACTTGTCCAGTCGATTGCATTCATTGGGTTCCGTTTGAGGACCTTGACCGTTTAAGAGAAGAATTAGAACTAATGGAAATCCAACCTTTGGGATTTCCTCCAAAAAAGTCAAATCGGTTGAAAAAACGTAGAAATATCTGA
- a CDS encoding J domain-containing protein gives MPFTRDYYDLLGVPRSADASTLRRAFHKQSKVFHPDTTSLPSSQAAEKFQLLCEAYDLLIDPKRRKSYDDNLSDQKISEKTLFKEELFSKSSSFNGLKKKEVLRPLSGGELFSLILLGATFFLSLIICLIVLFTKGTEVQILPSWLIADQTFDQIRQVSS, from the coding sequence TTGCCGTTCACCCGTGATTATTACGACTTGCTTGGCGTTCCTAGGTCTGCTGATGCATCCACTTTGAGAAGAGCATTTCATAAACAAAGTAAAGTTTTCCACCCTGATACGACATCTCTTCCTTCTAGTCAAGCGGCGGAGAAGTTTCAATTGCTCTGCGAAGCTTACGACCTTCTTATAGATCCTAAAAGGCGAAAATCTTATGATGACAATCTTTCGGATCAGAAAATTTCTGAAAAAACTCTTTTTAAGGAAGAACTTTTCAGTAAGTCCTCATCTTTTAATGGACTAAAAAAAAAGGAGGTTCTTCGTCCTCTTTCTGGAGGAGAGTTGTTTTCATTGATCCTTTTGGGAGCAACATTTTTTCTTAGCTTGATCATTTGCCTCATAGTTCTTTTCACGAAAGGTACTGAGGTACAAATCCTGCCGAGTTGGCTAATCGCAGATCAGACTTTTGATCAAATAAGGCAAGTTTCTAGTTAG
- the bioD gene encoding dethiobiotin synthase, whose protein sequence is MNTKRSKNIIVCGTGTDVGKTVVSALLVQGLNATYWKPIQSGLDGGGDRGRVCELLKLPEGRWLPETFNLKAPVSPHWAAEMEDSLIKPELIVLPNNTQTIVVETAGGLMVPLTYDFLQIKLIEQWKSPVILVARSGLGTLNHTLLSLEALHLRKIPVLGIILNGPHHPNNPKTLEKIGKIPVIAELPQLKPLNAENLSKQWHKQNLRSKFNELLKGEYE, encoded by the coding sequence ATGAATACCAAAAGAAGCAAAAACATTATTGTATGCGGTACAGGTACTGATGTAGGGAAAACTGTAGTCAGTGCGCTACTTGTTCAAGGGCTAAATGCAACCTATTGGAAACCTATTCAAAGTGGGCTTGATGGTGGTGGAGATAGGGGCAGGGTATGCGAATTACTAAAGCTACCAGAGGGAAGATGGCTCCCTGAAACTTTCAACCTAAAAGCACCTGTATCTCCTCACTGGGCAGCAGAAATGGAAGATTCTTTAATAAAACCTGAACTGATCGTTCTTCCAAACAACACTCAAACAATTGTAGTAGAGACAGCTGGGGGGTTAATGGTTCCACTAACTTATGACTTTTTACAAATCAAACTAATAGAACAATGGAAATCTCCAGTTATTCTTGTTGCCCGAAGTGGTCTTGGTACTCTCAACCACACTCTTCTAAGTTTAGAGGCTCTTCATTTACGAAAGATACCAGTATTAGGAATTATTTTGAACGGTCCCCATCATCCAAATAATCCTAAAACCCTTGAAAAAATAGGTAAAATCCCTGTAATCGCAGAATTACCACAATTAAAACCTCTAAATGCTGAAAATCTTTCAAAGCAATGGCATAAACAAAATCTTCGTTCTAAGTTCAATGAGCTCCTCAAGGGGGAATATGAATAA
- a CDS encoding methyltransferase domain-containing protein yields the protein MKQLWHQEVIENFDKAAISYNENAKLQIAIAWRLAKICTRNKMPKGLWVDLGAGTGLLADALEELNPAQQVLRIDGSNEMLSRTKRLSHTRLWDLSEGLPNLETLPSLLASSFTLHWLEDPPRKLNEWFYSLASGGFLALAVPVDGSFPEWYQASNNAKVPCTALPLPNPKSLLNEIPKHCIQYRKIHSFTQYANDAPSLLKTMRRVGGQTSKNKPLSIKEWRRLSNSWKRSLEKKCALTWRIQIIILKR from the coding sequence ATGAAACAACTGTGGCATCAGGAAGTAATAGAAAACTTTGACAAAGCTGCTATCTCATACAATGAGAACGCCAAGCTACAAATTGCAATTGCCTGGCGACTTGCGAAAATATGTACAAGAAACAAAATGCCTAAAGGTCTTTGGGTTGATCTGGGGGCAGGGACTGGTCTACTTGCAGATGCACTTGAAGAATTAAATCCCGCTCAACAAGTATTAAGAATTGATGGGAGCAATGAAATGCTCTCAAGAACTAAAAGGCTTTCTCACACAAGACTTTGGGATTTAAGCGAGGGTCTTCCAAATCTAGAAACATTGCCCAGTTTACTCGCCTCAAGTTTCACTCTTCACTGGCTCGAAGATCCCCCCCGTAAACTAAATGAATGGTTCTATTCTCTTGCATCAGGAGGCTTCCTGGCACTAGCAGTTCCTGTAGATGGAAGCTTTCCAGAATGGTATCAAGCTTCAAATAACGCAAAAGTACCTTGTACAGCCCTGCCATTACCTAATCCAAAATCATTACTCAACGAAATACCAAAACATTGCATCCAATACCGCAAAATACATAGCTTTACTCAATATGCCAATGACGCCCCATCTCTTTTAAAAACAATGCGAAGAGTTGGCGGACAAACCAGTAAGAACAAGCCCTTAAGTATTAAGGAGTGGAGAAGACTTAGCAATTCGTGGAAAAGATCTCTTGAGAAAAAATGTGCTCTAACCTGGCGCATCCAGATCATCATTCTAAAACGATGA